CATATCAAGGCAGCCTTTGGGAGAGATTTTTTCAGGATTATTCTATGGATTACTAATTCCGTTTATTCTTCTGTATATAAATCTTCCAAAGGGAACCCTTATAAACCTGAGCGTGAATTTTACAGCAATAAATCTTAATGTAAATATAATACCGACACTTACGATAATACTTCTTTCGATACCGCCAGTATGCACTACTGCCAACATTATGCTGGCAAATAATATATGTGATCTTGAAAGGGATATTATGGTAAAACGTTTTACATTGCCCTTTTACCTCGGCAGGAAAGCTGTTTATTTGTTTGCAGGTTTATATTATTTGGTTTATTTCGATATCATACTCATGGTTGTACTGGGCAAATTACCTGTAGTATGCTTGCTTTCATTAATAACGGTATATCCGGTACAGAAAAACATCAACCTGTTTTTTAAGGAACAGGATAAAGCAACAACCTTTATTGTTTCTATAAAAAATTATGTACTTATAATGGGTTCTATATCATTGCTGATCTTCATAGGAGGATTGTTTTTCTAACGGTATTTAAGGAGTTAATATGAATTTTGCTAAAAAGTCTGACATTTTAATAATATTAATTATTTTATTATCCGGAGGAGCTTTGTGGACCGTGTATAACAGCTTTTTTTCAAGTAAGCCCGCAAAAGCAGAGATTTACTATAAATCAGAACTTGTACAAACCGTTGTTTTGGAAAAGGGAAAAGATAAAACCTTTAGCATACCGCAAAGGGAGCATGTAATATTTCGTCTGGCACCTGATGGCAGGATACGTTTTGAAGATTCAGACTGCCCGGACAAGGTTTGCATAAAAACAGGGTGGCTTGATAAGGTTGGGCAGACTTCTGCATGCCTTCCAAATGAAGTTTTTCTCAAAATTGTACCCCAAAATAATAACCGCAGTGAAAATGATATAGACATGATAGTTAAATAGAAAGGTCAATTTTATTGATGAAAAAGTCAAGGAGCAGTATGACAAAAATCAAACAGTTAGTTCTTACCGCATTACTTTTTGCTGTTGCCTTGGTGCTTTCTGTAGTTGAGAATTCTTTTCCGCCCATATCGGCAGGGATTCCCGGTATTAAGCTAGGACTTTCAAACATTGCCGTAATGTTTGCATTATTCTTTTTATATAAAAGACAGGCATTAACAATTGCGGTTTTAAAAGCATTGTTCGTTTTATCCACAAGAGGGCCTGTAGCAGGTTTGTTGAGCCTGGGCGGTGGAGCTTTATCCATAGCAGTTATGTCACTGATGTTATTAATTTTTAAAGAAAGGATTTCATATCTGATTTTAAGTATATTAGGATCAGTATCACATAATGCGGGCCAGTTTATTATAATATCAATTCTTTATACAAATATGTATCTCTGGGTATACCTGCCTGTGCTTTTAGTGGCAGGAGTAATCGCAGGGATAGCAACATCTGCCTTACTCAGGTTTATTTTACCGGCCCTTAACAAGCTGGTTTAAATAAAAACATACACAATTATATAGGGGGACTACTACTTATGAAAAAAATTATTTCACTAGTAATGAGCTCTGTTCTGGCTGTATCGCTGCTTGCTGGATGTGGCTCATCATCCGAAACAAGTAATTCAACAAATTCTGCTGCACCTTCTTCTGCCGCTGCAAGCAGTGAAGCAAATGGCGATGCAGTTAAAACAGGACTTGCTGTTATGTCATCAATAGCGAAATCCAAAGATGCTGAAAATGAAGACGGACTTGCACAGGTTGATTCAACAATAGTTGCAGTTACAGTTGACAAAGACGGTAAAATC
This genomic stretch from Ruminiclostridium cellulolyticum H10 harbors:
- a CDS encoding UbiA family prenyltransferase, producing MVIGTFLNYVEIKTKITSTFAFLITIAYLFYIGNPVNWKLTLIFFLAMFIFDLTTTAINNYIDTKTNHQSLGFKRETALAIIFVMLGISTALGLYLAYLSDFVVLLIGAVCFMCGILYTFGPIPISRQPLGEIFSGLFYGLLIPFILLYINLPKGTLINLSVNFTAINLNVNIIPTLTIILLSIPPVCTTANIMLANNICDLERDIMVKRFTLPFYLGRKAVYLFAGLYYLVYFDIILMVVLGKLPVVCLLSLITVYPVQKNINLFFKEQDKATTFIVSIKNYVLIMGSISLLIFIGGLFF
- a CDS encoding NusG domain II-containing protein — protein: MNFAKKSDILIILIILLSGGALWTVYNSFFSSKPAKAEIYYKSELVQTVVLEKGKDKTFSIPQREHVIFRLAPDGRIRFEDSDCPDKVCIKTGWLDKVGQTSACLPNEVFLKIVPQNNNRSENDIDMIVK
- a CDS encoding Gx transporter family protein, with the translated sequence MTKIKQLVLTALLFAVALVLSVVENSFPPISAGIPGIKLGLSNIAVMFALFFLYKRQALTIAVLKALFVLSTRGPVAGLLSLGGGALSIAVMSLMLLIFKERISYLILSILGSVSHNAGQFIIISILYTNMYLWVYLPVLLVAGVIAGIATSALLRFILPALNKLV